The Candidatus Nanopelagicales bacterium genome has a segment encoding these proteins:
- a CDS encoding ABC transporter substrate-binding protein, translated as MSTTATRRAWWTKISAAVAGLLVVTGVVASCGLSGTGLQIGSTNFTESRILANMYLLVLENAGVDAQVKELTTREIVEPALESGQLQITPDYLGTFTEFLNAKVNGPNATPVASSDVESTLKAGRALAEPRGLSILTPAAAQDQNAFAVTTQYAKKHNLKTLSQMGTFSQRNSVVLGAGAECPTRPACEPGLKKTYGIKFASFVSLDSGGPLTVQALLQDKIQLGLVFSSSGSVAAYNLVLLDDDKKLQTADNVVPVVNTKALTPTIRTALDGISAKLKTQDLQELNAEVDLQRKDPREVAKTWLQQQGLLR; from the coding sequence CGTGGTTACCGGTGTGGTCGCCAGCTGCGGGCTCAGTGGGACAGGTCTTCAGATTGGCTCGACGAACTTCACCGAGAGCCGCATCCTGGCCAACATGTACCTGCTGGTGCTGGAGAACGCCGGCGTCGATGCGCAGGTCAAAGAACTGACGACTCGAGAGATTGTCGAGCCTGCGCTTGAGAGCGGACAACTCCAGATCACCCCGGACTACCTGGGAACCTTCACGGAGTTCCTCAACGCAAAAGTCAACGGCCCAAACGCGACGCCGGTCGCCTCGAGCGACGTCGAATCGACGCTCAAGGCTGGCCGGGCACTTGCCGAACCGCGAGGTCTGTCCATCCTCACTCCGGCTGCCGCGCAGGACCAGAATGCCTTCGCCGTCACGACGCAGTACGCCAAGAAACACAATCTCAAGACGTTGTCGCAGATGGGTACGTTCTCGCAGCGCAACTCCGTGGTCCTTGGTGCAGGCGCCGAGTGTCCAACTCGACCAGCGTGCGAGCCGGGGTTGAAGAAGACCTATGGCATCAAGTTCGCCAGTTTCGTCAGCCTCGACTCAGGTGGACCGCTGACGGTTCAAGCCCTGCTCCAGGACAAGATTCAACTCGGCTTGGTCTTCTCATCCTCGGGTTCGGTTGCGGCCTACAACCTGGTTCTGCTGGACGACGACAAGAAGCTGCAGACCGCTGACAACGTCGTCCCGGTGGTGAACACCAAAGCGCTCACGCCAACGATCCGGACTGCCCTCGACGGCATTTCAGCGAAGCTGAAGACGCAGGACTTACAGGAACTCAACGCCGAGGTTGATCTGCAGCGCAAAGACCCGCGCGAGGTTGCCAAGACTTGGCTGCAGCAGCAGGGTTTGCTGCGGTAA
- a CDS encoding NADH-quinone oxidoreductase subunit D, whose translation MNLPAGAHERTWALDVGDTHPASHGPVAFDLGVAASDGHEMITFAEPRIQPIHRGVEKLFESRDYRQALMLADRHDWHSALGSELGLALTMEAMLGITVPERATWLRTLLSELSRAVHHLRWLGETAAVVSPDQIVAATARGAREQLIDLLEEATGGRLHPMAVAPGGLRSDVNDPWLEQLATTTAAVRRA comes from the coding sequence ATGAACCTCCCTGCTGGCGCCCATGAACGGACCTGGGCACTCGACGTCGGGGACACCCATCCGGCCAGTCACGGTCCGGTCGCCTTCGATCTGGGCGTTGCTGCCTCCGACGGTCACGAGATGATCACGTTCGCCGAACCACGGATCCAGCCCATCCACCGGGGCGTGGAAAAGCTATTTGAGTCGCGGGACTACCGCCAGGCGTTGATGTTGGCCGACCGGCATGACTGGCATAGCGCGCTGGGTTCCGAACTCGGCTTGGCCTTGACGATGGAGGCGATGCTCGGGATCACCGTTCCCGAGCGGGCCACGTGGCTGCGAACGCTGCTGTCCGAGCTCAGTCGCGCGGTCCATCACCTGCGCTGGCTCGGTGAGACCGCCGCCGTTGTGAGTCCAGACCAGATCGTCGCCGCGACTGCCCGCGGGGCTCGCGAACAATTGATCGACCTGCTGGAAGAAGCCACTGGCGGACGGCTGCATCCGATGGCGGTCGCCCCCGGCGGACTCCGGTCAGATGTGAACGACCCTTGGCTTGAACAACTCGCCACCACCACCGCCGCCGTGCGCCGTGCCG